In Fimbriimonadales bacterium, the following are encoded in one genomic region:
- a CDS encoding Crp/Fnr family transcriptional regulator: MQTKSNLTKAKKLYSKLWNNFHILKKELLHASPQKIFEASHLSEILTPKEIALMSEQSYLASAERGEILWLAGMPADYVTLIVKGFVKLTKLSVSGQEVVVDILGPEHWVGLVTAVEGLGHPCHAVAGTRVWYLKIPTSAFMSVYTKNTKLKDSALRELGERLRRAHEMMARLSSGNLEERLAATLLILSSQYGENTPKGLKLKIRLPIKDLANIAGVSYENTEQILDIWKKRNILHIDHRNILIQNQEALGEIVAQISIPPSTETTLQ, translated from the coding sequence ATGCAAACTAAATCGAACCTAACAAAAGCTAAGAAACTCTATTCCAAACTTTGGAACAATTTCCACATTCTAAAGAAAGAACTTCTGCACGCATCTCCACAAAAGATTTTCGAAGCGAGCCACTTAAGTGAAATTCTAACACCGAAAGAAATCGCTCTTATGTCGGAGCAATCCTACCTTGCGTCCGCTGAGCGTGGAGAAATCCTTTGGCTCGCCGGCATGCCCGCGGATTACGTAACTTTGATCGTGAAAGGTTTCGTAAAACTTACGAAATTATCCGTTTCAGGGCAAGAAGTCGTCGTAGACATTTTAGGACCGGAGCATTGGGTGGGATTAGTTACGGCAGTCGAAGGCTTAGGACATCCTTGTCATGCCGTAGCAGGAACTCGCGTTTGGTACTTGAAAATTCCCACTTCAGCATTTATGAGTGTTTATACAAAGAATACGAAATTGAAAGACAGCGCATTGAGAGAGTTAGGGGAACGACTTCGACGCGCTCACGAAATGATGGCTCGTTTATCCTCGGGAAATCTCGAGGAACGATTAGCGGCAACATTGCTGATTCTAAGTAGTCAATATGGCGAAAACACTCCAAAAGGCTTAAAACTTAAAATTCGTTTACCTATAAAAGATTTAGCAAATATCGCGGGGGTCTCGTATGAAAATACAGAGCAAATCTTAGATATTTGGAAAAAGCGCAATATTTTACATATCGACCATCGCAATATTCTCATCCAAAACCAAGAGGCACTCGGTGAAATAGTAGCCCAAATCTCGATTCCGCCTTCCACAGAAACGACTTTGCAATGA
- a CDS encoding molybdenum cofactor guanylyltransferase, translating into MEIEAVLLTGGASLRMGCDKGEIKIRDKTIAERIVQELRGLGIPITVLGNRPIEGCRFLKDEEAYAGPARALSKFVPEKDYVFVVSCDIPNFDAKLVPFLYERSMGGDVAIPRVDGELQPLCALYKREAFGILKDLVESGEKRVMGWIKRLRVKVVEEDELFENFDPWAIRNINTPEELEHFLSSSSRKR; encoded by the coding sequence GTGGAAATCGAGGCTGTTCTTCTTACAGGAGGCGCGAGCCTTCGCATGGGCTGTGATAAGGGAGAGATAAAAATAAGAGACAAGACCATCGCCGAACGAATCGTCCAAGAGCTTCGCGGATTGGGCATTCCAATTACGGTATTAGGGAATCGTCCTATCGAAGGCTGCAGGTTTTTGAAAGACGAAGAGGCATATGCAGGACCTGCTCGTGCGCTCTCGAAGTTCGTGCCCGAAAAAGATTACGTGTTCGTAGTCTCTTGCGATATTCCGAACTTCGATGCAAAGTTGGTTCCCTTTCTTTATGAACGTTCTATGGGGGGGGATGTCGCGATACCGAGGGTGGATGGCGAACTACAGCCCCTTTGCGCTTTGTATAAGAGGGAAGCATTCGGAATTTTAAAAGATTTAGTCGAGTCGGGAGAAAAACGAGTGATGGGTTGGATAAAACGTCTCAGGGTAAAAGTGGTTGAGGAGGATGAACTTTTCGAGAATTTCGACCCTTGGGCGATACGAAATATAAATACTCCGGAAGAATTAGAGCACTTTCTTTCCTCGTCATCTCGGAAGAGATGA
- a CDS encoding carboxymuconolactone decarboxylase family protein, with product MSKLPKHYTEFLEKYPKIAETYRALGDAVSSVGPLDTKTKELIKLALAIGNRQEGGVHSHTRRALEAGATKDEIRHTVLLSLTTIGFPNMMAALSWVEDVLEKD from the coding sequence ATGAGCAAACTGCCGAAACATTACACGGAGTTTTTAGAAAAGTATCCGAAAATTGCCGAGACATATCGTGCTTTAGGTGACGCAGTCTCCTCAGTGGGACCGCTGGATACTAAAACGAAGGAACTCATCAAATTGGCTCTCGCAATCGGTAACCGCCAGGAGGGAGGTGTGCACAGTCATACTCGTAGGGCACTCGAAGCAGGAGCTACGAAGGACGAAATCCGGCACACCGTTTTGCTTTCCCTTACGACGATTGGCTTTCCGAACATGATGGCGGCTCTTTCTTGGGTCGAAGACGTTCTGGAAAAAGATTGA
- a CDS encoding VCBS repeat-containing protein: protein MKTLILFLLACIAQISFAQLNYVESSTGLQAPAMEAGPTEIEFADVNADGNLDIVCIGDHGSPYIGSGEHGVMVWFGDGLGNWSVLQVGNFGYGGVALGDINNDGLMDIGYAMHHNYSSTDFGNQLMEVALGDGTGTSWIPWDDGLATNGETYGMFGCDFADIDNDGDLDFGSISFGCCAGVHVYRNNGDGTWTQTFGFTGGNSTLVFVFGEINGDGFVDFACGHGQGAGSVYLGDGKGGFKPGDGNLPPAGNYGRYGISLGDINDDGKDDLAYVTGSGAIKVYSWASDGSWTNLTGSLPTSGFYGTQIADMNLDGHGDIVGFALGSIKIFTGDGNGNWTLMATITTPNSCDLAAWRAGYDFDHNGYPDVVRIAEENCSWSGGQNRPRAYKEASTPQSPWIFPKTPRGGETLVAGSVRFIEWHAAVPQEVMPATMSIEISTKGASGPWQTIVSGAPNNGRFQWQIPRTLPSSKNCYLRFTLTTSNGTIRTTTSKPFSIVHTYSPTDPKPAPPRGG, encoded by the coding sequence ATGAAAACGTTGATTCTATTTCTGCTCGCGTGTATTGCGCAAATTAGTTTCGCCCAACTCAATTACGTCGAATCCTCGACGGGACTCCAAGCTCCCGCCATGGAAGCGGGACCGACTGAAATCGAATTCGCCGACGTAAATGCAGATGGCAATCTTGATATCGTTTGCATCGGTGACCACGGCTCTCCCTATATCGGCTCAGGCGAACACGGTGTCATGGTATGGTTCGGAGACGGGTTGGGAAATTGGTCGGTCCTTCAAGTCGGGAATTTCGGATACGGGGGGGTCGCTCTCGGTGATATCAATAACGACGGTTTGATGGACATCGGATATGCAATGCATCACAATTACTCTTCGACGGATTTCGGAAATCAACTTATGGAAGTCGCGCTCGGAGACGGAACGGGAACGAGTTGGATTCCATGGGACGATGGGTTAGCGACGAACGGTGAGACATACGGAATGTTCGGATGCGATTTTGCCGACATCGACAACGACGGGGATTTGGATTTCGGCTCTATTTCTTTCGGATGCTGTGCTGGAGTTCATGTGTATCGAAACAATGGCGATGGAACGTGGACGCAAACGTTCGGATTCACGGGGGGGAATTCGACACTGGTTTTCGTCTTCGGCGAAATCAACGGAGATGGATTTGTTGATTTTGCTTGCGGACATGGCCAAGGTGCTGGTTCTGTGTATTTAGGCGACGGCAAAGGTGGATTCAAACCCGGCGATGGCAATCTCCCCCCCGCTGGCAATTACGGACGTTACGGAATTTCTCTCGGAGATATAAACGACGACGGAAAAGACGATCTGGCATATGTAACCGGCAGCGGAGCCATCAAAGTCTACAGTTGGGCTTCCGATGGAAGTTGGACGAATCTCACCGGCTCACTTCCCACTTCCGGTTTTTACGGGACGCAAATCGCGGACATGAACTTGGACGGTCATGGTGACATCGTCGGTTTTGCACTGGGAAGCATCAAAATTTTCACCGGTGACGGGAACGGGAATTGGACGCTCATGGCTACGATCACGACTCCCAACTCGTGCGACCTCGCGGCTTGGCGCGCTGGTTACGACTTCGACCATAACGGTTATCCGGACGTCGTTCGAATCGCAGAAGAAAACTGTTCATGGTCGGGGGGGCAGAACCGACCTCGAGCATATAAAGAAGCCTCGACTCCTCAATCCCCGTGGATTTTTCCGAAAACCCCGAGGGGGGGCGAGACTCTCGTGGCAGGCTCCGTGCGATTCATCGAATGGCATGCTGCCGTCCCACAAGAAGTCATGCCTGCAACCATGAGCATCGAAATTTCCACCAAAGGTGCTTCGGGACCTTGGCAAACCATAGTCAGTGGAGCTCCGAACAATGGCCGCTTCCAATGGCAAATTCCTCGCACTCTCCCTTCTTCGAAAAATTGCTATTTGCGCTTTACGCTGACGACTTCGAATGGCACAATTCGCACGACTACTTCGAAACCCTTTTCGATCGTGCACACATATTCTCCGACAGATCCGAAACCAGCCCCCCCAAGAGGCGGATAG
- a CDS encoding prepilin-type N-terminal cleavage/methylation domain-containing protein, whose product MKKRGATLIELMVGVSLTALLILSALTLFTEGLSSLNRTDTRLVLTQDGALTMRRITESLREACSVEISPDGRTLYYELPLRNTVPDPLTGEYEFVTPIVSDGIERSYYVKEDTLYSQVGSSAPIPLMSGISLKDPEKGSSYSSPYPVFSFTSLGSLKGVRITLISEQKTPRRLEYSRMSSVVELRNIK is encoded by the coding sequence ATGAAAAAACGAGGTGCAACTTTAATAGAACTCATGGTGGGGGTTTCTCTCACTGCGCTTCTCATTCTTTCTGCGCTTACGCTGTTCACGGAAGGTTTGAGTTCGCTCAATCGAACGGACACGCGTTTGGTTCTAACACAAGATGGCGCACTAACCATGCGAAGAATTACAGAATCTCTTCGCGAAGCGTGTTCCGTAGAAATTTCACCCGATGGACGCACTTTGTATTACGAACTTCCGTTGCGAAACACGGTGCCCGACCCTTTAACAGGTGAATACGAATTCGTCACTCCCATCGTGAGTGATGGTATCGAAAGGTCATATTACGTAAAAGAAGACACGCTATATAGTCAAGTAGGAAGCAGTGCCCCAATACCCTTGATGTCAGGTATTTCGTTGAAAGACCCTGAAAAAGGTTCTTCATATAGTTCTCCATATCCTGTATTTAGTTTTACGAGTTTAGGTTCGTTGAAGGGAGTTCGAATTACATTAATCTCCGAACAGAAGACGCCCCGCAGATTGGAATATTCGCGTATGTCTTCTGTCGTTGAACTGAGGAACATAAAATGA
- a CDS encoding phytanoyl-CoA dioxygenase family protein yields the protein MRDVRSVNLSESELKSYHENGYLVIRGLFSTDEILEMIEHYMKINQQGAHPGDFAGVPRKTQTDAYDPLQQYPRLIQMHYYDDKTKEWMLDSRLTTPISAFLGQKAVLTQTMLYFKPPGARGQSFHQDNLYLRTTPLAAAWVALDPADEENGTMLMAPGSHKLGLLPRVEADTDLSFTAEGSYVPEGIRFVPVILEPGDVLFFSGLTLHGSLPNKTSDRFRRAFICHYEGEASTKLEGESQLH from the coding sequence ATGAGAGATGTTCGCAGTGTGAATCTATCGGAAAGCGAATTAAAAAGTTATCATGAAAACGGTTATCTCGTGATTCGCGGATTGTTTTCGACCGATGAGATTTTGGAAATGATCGAACACTATATGAAAATAAATCAGCAAGGAGCCCATCCGGGAGATTTTGCAGGAGTACCGAGAAAAACACAAACCGATGCATACGACCCTCTTCAGCAGTATCCCCGTCTCATTCAAATGCACTATTACGATGACAAAACGAAAGAATGGATGCTCGATTCTCGTTTGACAACTCCGATTAGCGCGTTTTTGGGTCAAAAAGCAGTGCTGACACAAACGATGTTATATTTCAAACCGCCAGGTGCGCGAGGTCAATCTTTTCATCAGGATAATCTCTATCTTCGAACGACACCATTAGCAGCTGCATGGGTCGCTCTCGATCCTGCAGATGAAGAAAACGGCACGATGTTGATGGCACCTGGTTCGCATAAATTAGGATTACTACCACGCGTCGAAGCGGATACAGACCTCTCTTTTACAGCAGAGGGTAGTTACGTTCCAGAAGGCATTCGCTTCGTCCCTGTGATTTTAGAACCTGGCGATGTTTTGTTTTTTTCAGGGCTTACTCTGCACGGAAGTTTGCCGAATAAAACTTCGGACCGTTTTCGAAGAGCGTTTATATGCCATTACGAGGGAGAAGCGAGTACGAAACTCGAAGGCGAATCACAATTGCATTGA
- a CDS encoding M42 family metallopeptidase: protein MNIELLKTLTEAAGVSGQEDAIRDIVKNELKGICQFEVDVMGNLICKKKATVKPRSGKPKRLMIAAHMDEIGFIVKHIDDKGFLRVQPLGGWDPRQMFSQRVFVHTRNGMLNGVLFYSTKPVHMQTPEEQKKPPEMENFVVDIGMSADEAKATVRLGDMVTMNRTLMQMGKLLTCKSMDDRVAIYVMIEALKAVKKHQVDVFAVATVQEEVGLRGASASGWSIKPDIAVAIDITLANDIPGIPEQETVTRLGAGAAIKIMDSSLICHPKMVEHFRSLAEKYEIKHQIEILPRGGTDAGGIQRLHGGIPSFTLSIPTRYVHTVNETVHSDDVDACVQLLTRYIEDAHRGNYRY, encoded by the coding sequence ATGAATATCGAACTCCTGAAAACGCTTACGGAGGCTGCTGGAGTCTCCGGTCAAGAGGATGCTATTCGAGATATCGTAAAAAACGAACTCAAAGGGATTTGTCAATTCGAAGTGGATGTGATGGGCAATCTCATCTGCAAAAAGAAAGCGACCGTGAAGCCTCGCAGCGGCAAACCGAAGCGTCTGATGATAGCCGCGCATATGGATGAAATTGGATTCATCGTAAAACATATAGACGATAAGGGTTTTTTACGCGTGCAGCCACTCGGAGGATGGGACCCACGACAAATGTTTAGCCAAAGGGTTTTTGTCCATACGAGAAACGGGATGCTCAACGGCGTTTTGTTTTATTCGACGAAACCGGTTCATATGCAAACGCCAGAGGAACAAAAAAAACCTCCCGAGATGGAAAATTTCGTAGTAGACATCGGGATGAGCGCAGACGAAGCGAAAGCGACGGTGCGTTTAGGCGATATGGTCACAATGAATCGAACATTGATGCAAATGGGCAAGTTGCTTACTTGTAAAAGCATGGATGACCGCGTTGCGATCTATGTGATGATTGAAGCCCTAAAAGCGGTCAAAAAACATCAAGTAGATGTGTTTGCGGTGGCGACGGTACAGGAAGAGGTGGGGCTTCGCGGCGCGAGCGCGAGCGGATGGAGCATCAAGCCCGATATCGCTGTAGCAATAGATATTACACTCGCAAACGATATACCGGGAATACCGGAACAAGAAACGGTCACTCGTTTAGGAGCAGGCGCTGCGATTAAAATCATGGACAGTTCTCTAATTTGTCATCCTAAAATGGTGGAACATTTTCGCTCTCTTGCAGAAAAGTACGAAATCAAGCATCAAATCGAAATTCTTCCTCGTGGAGGAACCGATGCAGGAGGTATCCAAAGATTGCACGGAGGGATTCCTTCGTTTACTCTTTCCATTCCGACGCGTTATGTCCATACTGTAAACGAGACGGTGCATTCGGACGATGTGGACGCTTGCGTGCAGCTTCTCACGCGATACATCGAGGATGCACATCGAGGAAATTATCGCTATTAA
- a CDS encoding ABC transporter permease: MPLLSRKRMLRKPLAAWVFYSRNPGKSVPIILAILLAITLIAGVVAVMNSVPLSIRKIYGHGRFFTGATSRGDMRFFPELLTHFEKSPVPIERKVVCQTATFEIKSLVGPWPFLVYGLKSKDVEYVTKKLGLRVLEGRLPRPGEPEAAITLPVARNLRLSIGDVLLAPDREKRYSPQPVRVVGIWNSEEWFAITSYEYLFHNHFPPLDALLVFAKDGNMQRQLDVWAEKSLLGKHARAYTYIQLEKETRQTFATLFAILNLVIGMLVILVTLMMSMLIQIFLSQRSTEFGLLQAIGFTKKQLMRRVLAESFWITIVGWISGAIFALLIFLTVKNIYFEPRGYYLNPFDVPAFLYTAPIPLAIFLASFFTVWNWFRRFDPITIIERRIA; the protein is encoded by the coding sequence ATGCCGTTACTTTCCCGAAAAAGGATGCTCCGCAAACCGCTGGCTGCATGGGTTTTTTATTCGAGAAATCCGGGAAAATCCGTGCCGATTATTCTTGCGATACTTCTCGCAATTACTCTGATTGCGGGTGTCGTCGCCGTAATGAACTCCGTCCCACTTTCCATTCGAAAAATTTACGGACACGGACGTTTCTTTACTGGAGCGACCTCACGAGGGGATATGCGTTTCTTCCCGGAACTTTTGACACATTTCGAAAAATCCCCAGTGCCTATCGAAAGAAAAGTCGTATGCCAAACAGCGACATTCGAAATCAAAAGCCTCGTCGGTCCTTGGCCATTTCTGGTTTACGGATTGAAATCGAAAGACGTGGAGTACGTTACTAAGAAATTAGGACTTCGTGTTTTAGAAGGTCGACTGCCTCGTCCCGGAGAGCCGGAAGCGGCAATCACTCTCCCCGTTGCACGCAATCTCCGACTTTCGATTGGGGATGTTCTCCTCGCTCCTGATCGAGAGAAACGTTATTCACCGCAACCTGTTCGAGTCGTCGGCATTTGGAATAGCGAGGAGTGGTTCGCTATAACGTCCTACGAATATCTTTTTCACAATCATTTTCCGCCATTGGATGCTCTGCTCGTATTTGCAAAAGACGGAAACATGCAGCGGCAACTGGATGTTTGGGCGGAAAAGAGCCTGTTGGGAAAACACGCTCGAGCATACACTTATATTCAACTCGAAAAAGAAACGAGGCAGACTTTTGCGACACTTTTTGCGATTCTCAATCTCGTAATCGGGATGCTCGTGATTCTCGTTACGTTGATGATGAGCATGTTGATTCAAATTTTTCTTTCCCAGCGTTCCACCGAGTTCGGCTTGTTGCAAGCCATCGGGTTTACGAAAAAGCAATTGATGCGCAGGGTGCTTGCAGAATCTTTTTGGATTACCATTGTCGGTTGGATTTCCGGGGCGATTTTTGCGCTTCTCATTTTTCTAACCGTAAAGAATATCTATTTCGAACCACGAGGGTATTATCTCAATCCTTTCGACGTTCCCGCGTTTCTTTACACGGCTCCCATCCCCTTGGCGATATTTTTAGCGTCTTTCTTTACCGTTTGGAATTGGTTTCGTCGTTTCGATCCGATAACCATCATCGAACGGAGGATTGCATGA
- a CDS encoding ATP-binding cassette domain-containing protein, whose protein sequence is MILVRDASLVYKDRGTEIYACRNLNLHIRDKEFIGILGPSGSGKSSLLYLLSGLKDPTLGEVLFRGIPYREYRETERARIRLKEFGFLFQLPYLIGYLTALENVVLVNPSLPNARTHAEHLLEQLCLKEKMHRLPNELSVGERQRVCVARALYSSPDVIFADEPTASLDSITARQVMQILAKKRQGTLIVATHDSGILSSADRVFRMQDGRLIEN, encoded by the coding sequence ATGATCCTCGTGCGCGATGCGTCTTTGGTTTATAAAGATCGTGGAACCGAAATTTACGCATGCCGCAATCTCAATTTGCATATTCGCGACAAAGAATTCATCGGAATATTAGGACCCAGCGGCAGTGGAAAATCGTCGTTGCTTTATTTGCTGAGCGGTCTTAAAGATCCGACTCTCGGAGAGGTACTTTTTCGAGGAATTCCATATCGAGAATATCGCGAAACAGAACGAGCGCGAATTCGGCTAAAAGAATTCGGATTTCTTTTCCAGTTACCCTATCTGATTGGTTATCTTACGGCATTAGAGAATGTAGTTCTCGTTAATCCGTCCTTACCGAATGCACGAACACACGCCGAACATCTTTTAGAGCAACTGTGTTTGAAGGAAAAAATGCACAGATTGCCGAACGAATTATCGGTGGGGGAAAGACAACGCGTTTGTGTTGCAAGGGCGTTGTATTCGTCTCCCGATGTGATATTCGCGGACGAGCCCACTGCATCGTTGGATTCTATAACGGCACGACAAGTCATGCAGATTCTGGCGAAAAAACGACAAGGAACTTTGATTGTCGCGACCCACGACTCGGGGATACTCAGTTCGGCGGACCGCGTCTTTCGGATGCAAGACGGGAGGTTGATAGAAAACTGA
- the aspS gene encoding aspartate--tRNA ligase codes for MRFKKRTHFCGELRKSDVGKTITLNGWCHRVRDLGGLFFVDLRDRSGICQLNFDVSRFPNLRELRNEFCLSVTGKVVPRSPETVNPKIPTGEIEVIVEDYEVLNECDVLPFPISDEEQMKKVSEELRIKYRYLDLRRPTMLRNLVVRAECVRLIREYLDERGFIEIETPIFTKSTPEGARDYLVPYRLEPGKFYALPQSPQQYKQLLMVAGIERYYQIAKCFRDEAQRADRQPEFTQLDLEMSFVEQEDVLQIAEGVTRTVCNRVIEKFGLDLEPVGAFPRLTYDESMRRFGTDKPDLRFALELFDISEIAKESEFNVFRSVVESGGIVKGVCYPGGARLSRSQVSELETFAKNFGAKGLANLPFTYESGEKKGIAKYFTQPQLEKIFELSKGNEGDLLLFVADKPEIVCESLARLRVEIGERCGLRDKRKLLFCWILDFPLVVWDEETKSWQPSHHPFTAPKTEDLEFLETNPGKVRADCYDIVCNGVEWASGSIRIHRSDIQARVFRLLGIDEERQRKRFGHMLDAFRFGAPPHGGIAPGIDRLVMLLLGEENIREVIAFPKIAAGYDPMMRAPDTIEPEQWEELGLMLRPRKE; via the coding sequence ATGCGATTCAAGAAGCGGACGCACTTTTGCGGAGAATTACGCAAATCCGATGTAGGAAAAACAATCACGCTGAATGGCTGGTGTCATCGCGTGCGAGATTTGGGAGGTTTGTTTTTCGTAGACTTGCGCGACCGTAGCGGCATCTGCCAGTTGAACTTCGACGTCTCTCGTTTTCCGAACCTCCGAGAATTGCGCAACGAGTTTTGTCTCAGCGTCACCGGAAAAGTCGTTCCTCGAAGTCCGGAAACTGTGAATCCGAAAATCCCCACGGGCGAAATCGAAGTCATTGTCGAAGATTACGAAGTTCTGAACGAGTGCGATGTGCTTCCTTTTCCGATTTCGGACGAGGAGCAAATGAAAAAAGTGAGCGAGGAGTTGCGAATCAAGTATCGCTACCTCGACCTCCGCAGACCGACGATGCTTCGCAATCTCGTCGTGCGCGCCGAATGCGTTCGCCTCATTCGCGAGTATCTCGACGAACGAGGATTTATAGAAATAGAAACGCCGATTTTTACGAAAAGCACGCCGGAGGGGGCGCGCGATTATCTCGTGCCTTATCGTTTAGAGCCAGGAAAATTTTATGCTTTGCCGCAAAGCCCTCAACAATATAAACAACTCCTCATGGTCGCTGGCATCGAACGCTATTACCAAATCGCGAAATGCTTCCGCGATGAAGCACAGCGCGCAGACAGACAACCGGAATTCACACAACTGGATTTAGAGATGAGTTTCGTCGAGCAAGAGGACGTTTTGCAAATTGCAGAAGGGGTTACGCGAACGGTTTGCAATCGAGTCATCGAAAAATTCGGGTTGGATTTAGAGCCTGTCGGTGCTTTTCCTCGTTTGACCTACGATGAATCCATGCGGCGTTTCGGAACGGATAAACCGGATTTACGCTTCGCTTTGGAACTTTTCGATATCAGCGAGATTGCAAAAGAAAGTGAATTCAATGTGTTCCGCTCAGTAGTGGAATCGGGTGGAATCGTGAAAGGAGTTTGCTATCCAGGGGGGGCTCGGCTTTCGAGGAGCCAAGTTTCCGAACTCGAAACCTTCGCGAAGAACTTCGGAGCGAAGGGTTTAGCCAATCTGCCTTTCACTTACGAGTCCGGAGAGAAGAAGGGAATCGCAAAATATTTCACACAACCTCAATTAGAAAAAATCTTCGAACTTTCTAAAGGAAACGAAGGAGATCTTTTGCTGTTCGTAGCGGATAAGCCGGAAATCGTATGTGAATCGTTAGCGAGACTGCGTGTAGAAATCGGCGAACGATGCGGATTGCGAGACAAAAGAAAATTGCTGTTTTGCTGGATTTTAGATTTTCCGCTCGTCGTTTGGGATGAAGAGACGAAGTCTTGGCAACCCAGCCATCATCCTTTCACAGCACCTAAAACGGAAGATTTGGAATTTCTCGAAACGAATCCTGGAAAAGTTCGAGCGGATTGTTACGATATCGTTTGCAACGGAGTGGAATGGGCAAGCGGAAGTATTCGTATTCATCGTTCCGACATCCAAGCACGCGTCTTTCGGTTGCTGGGAATCGACGAGGAGCGACAGCGAAAACGTTTCGGGCATATGTTGGATGCGTTCCGTTTCGGTGCCCCCCCTCATGGCGGAATCGCACCCGGGATAGACAGGCTCGTGATGCTTCTATTGGGCGAGGAAAATATACGCGAAGTCATCGCCTTTCCGAAAATCGCCGCGGGATACGACCCGATGATGCGCGCTCCCGATACCATCGAACCCGAACAATGGGAAGAACTCGGGCTCATGTTAAGACCGCGTAAAGAATAG
- a CDS encoding right-handed parallel beta-helix repeat-containing protein produces the protein MRLKPKDGMLLDKSVQLEPGTYVLPSGIRIAKSGIEIGAEGVTLIGDSRKGVGVSLKDLEGVVLRGLSLREYYYGVSAESCHSLTIERCSITSTAELPPNTEFLDIWLPAERAYGGGIRLINCEDCEIRENDLQHQMCGLLTYYCKNLSVRRNQCNYNSGFGIHLYATCDSVFSENSCDYCCRFEPREGGLHYGHMGADSTGFLIVYNSCRNKFLRNTARMGGDGFFLAGLSPNFEPCGCDENLFEENDASLSPNIAFEGTFSKGNIYRKNYADRCNYGFWCGYSRDFVIEENRMLFNRQAGIAVENGVGFIVRGNTFQSNGHGILLWSRYHEEFLKSYPDRDTSRDWEIVKNKFYRNGIGIRIAANQDHGIRNLPEEASAPPHLYPHSHRIIENDIQDNGIGIELYRTSRNIIKGNILNKNVEANLRLDDAEDNEIVNNLGSRGAYL, from the coding sequence ATGCGTTTGAAGCCTAAAGACGGAATGCTCCTCGATAAAAGCGTTCAACTCGAGCCGGGAACGTATGTGCTGCCGTCCGGCATTCGTATCGCAAAATCAGGCATCGAGATAGGTGCGGAAGGGGTTACGCTCATCGGCGATTCTCGTAAAGGGGTTGGAGTCAGCCTAAAAGACCTCGAAGGCGTTGTCCTACGCGGTCTCTCGCTCCGGGAGTATTACTACGGCGTCTCTGCCGAGAGCTGCCATTCGCTCACAATCGAGAGGTGCAGTATTACCTCGACTGCGGAATTACCCCCGAATACGGAGTTTTTAGACATCTGGCTTCCTGCGGAAAGAGCCTATGGGGGAGGGATAAGGTTAATCAACTGCGAAGATTGCGAAATTCGAGAGAACGATTTACAGCATCAAATGTGCGGTTTGCTCACCTACTATTGTAAGAACTTGAGTGTCCGTCGAAACCAGTGCAATTACAATAGCGGCTTCGGTATCCATTTATACGCGACCTGCGATTCCGTGTTTTCGGAAAATTCCTGCGACTATTGTTGCCGTTTCGAACCTCGAGAGGGGGGGTTGCATTACGGACATATGGGAGCGGATTCTACGGGTTTTCTGATCGTTTACAATTCTTGTCGAAACAAATTCCTTCGGAATACCGCTCGTATGGGGGGGGACGGGTTTTTCTTGGCTGGTCTTTCCCCGAATTTCGAGCCATGCGGTTGTGACGAAAATCTCTTCGAAGAAAACGACGCCTCTCTCAGCCCGAACATCGCCTTCGAAGGCACGTTCAGCAAAGGAAACATTTATCGAAAGAACTATGCCGATAGATGCAACTATGGTTTTTGGTGCGGATATTCGAGAGATTTCGTCATCGAAGAAAATCGAATGCTTTTCAATCGTCAGGCGGGAATCGCCGTGGAAAACGGTGTGGGGTTTATCGTTCGAGGAAATACTTTTCAATCCAACGGACACGGAATTTTACTCTGGAGTCGGTATCACGAGGAATTTCTCAAATCCTATCCCGACAGAGACACGAGCCGCGATTGGGAAATCGTAAAAAACAAATTTTATCGCAATGGAATCGGCATTCGCATTGCAGCGAATCAAGACCACGGAATTCGAAATCTTCCCGAGGAAGCGAGTGCTCCCCCCCACCTCTATCCGCACTCTCACCGTATCATAGAAAACGATATTCAAGACAACGGAATAGGTATCGAACTTTATCGAACTAGCCGCAATATTATTAAAGGAAATATTCTCAACAAAAACGTGGAAGCGAATTTGCGTTTGGACGACGCTGAAGACAACGAAATCGTAAACAACTTGGGAAGTCGAGGAGCGTACTTATAA